ACGGCATCCGGATCGTAGCCGGACTTTGCCGCGATGTCGCGGAACTGACTGATAGCCCACGAGCCCAGATTCATCACGCCGATTTTGCCGTCTACGAAATCCTGCTTCGATTTTTCCCAATCGGACGTAAGCAGATCCTGTTCGCACAAACCGCGTTTTACCACTTCGTACATCACTTTGTATAATTCGTAATGCGGCATTCCCTTACTGAACGGAGCGTCCATATGGATCATTTTATTGCCCCAATCGGGATCGCCCGCATACGCAAGCCGGCCGCCCTCCCACTGCGTCAAAGTCCATTTCGACGGATAATTCATGAAAAACGGTATCGCCGCCGTGTTTTTCTTTATTTTGGCAAGACAAGCGTAAAATTCATCCGAAGTCGTGGGAAATTCGGTAATTCCGGCTTTTTTGAACACCTGCTTGTTATACAGCAAACCGCCGGCGTTCGCGTTGATCGGCACCCCGTACACGATACCGTCGAAATAATACTGCTGTGCGGATTCAAGAAAATCGTATTTCTGATTCAAATCCGCAAAACTGCCCATCGGTTCGTAAAATTTTCCGAGATCGCTGTTGAAAGGCGGTGCGGTTACCACCATCAGCACGTCGCCGTACGACTTCGTAGACATGCGGGTGCGAACCGTGCCGGCGTAATCGTGTACCGCTTCAAATTCAACGTGTACGTTCGGATATACGGCGGCGAACTGAGCCTTGTATTCTTCAAACTTGTCTTCCATATCTGTGCGGTGGTGCAAAACGATGATGTCGCCCGAAACCTCACCGGTAGCGGCGCCGACCGCGGACGACTCTTTCGAGCCGGTTGCATACAAGGTACCGAATACAGCGATACAAACTGCCAAAAGCGCAATCGATTTTTTCATGATATCCTCCTAATGAAAACGACGGAACGGAATACCGCCCGTTTGACACGGAAACCGGTTTCTTAAAACATAATTCATTATGCACGGGGAGAAAGCATCTGTCAAGCTTTTTTTCCATTCATCGGGTGATTTTCCGATCCGCTTTCCGCCGCATATAGATTCCGTTTCCGCAGCTGCCATACGATGCAATTATTATTTATTATATTACAATCACTTAAATAAATCATACATATAAAGAAACACAACGCATACCCGTTTGCAGTCGACGCTGAATGAATCGACAAAACACATACGTGCGAAAATAAATGATTTTTTTCTTGACAAACCGGAAAAACTGTGTTTTCCTTAACAAAAAGAAAACGGTTTCTTTTAAACATAACAGGAGGATTAACGTGAATCAAAAGTTACGGATTCTTTCCGCCGTATTGCTTTCAGCAGCGGCTGCGCTCACCGTGTTTTCATGCGCAGCGACGAAAGCGATCGCCGCCGATACCGGCGCGGAAGAATTATTGGAAGGTTTCAACGGAAGCACCGCGTGGAAAGCCGTAGGAAAAAACTGGGGAGACGGAGACTGTTCCACGTCGGCACTCGTTACGGATGAATGGCACACGGAAGGAACGGGAGCACTGAAAGGTTCGTTTGCAAAAACGGGGGAAACGGGCGGAGCGGCGACGTATTTTACGGAAGCGCCGGCCGTCGCCGATTTCAGTCCGTACGAATCGGTGCTGTTCGACGTATACAATCCGCTGGAAGTTCCCGTTCAGGTTTCGTTCGCCGTAACGACCGGCGGCGGTTGGGAATGGTATGAAAGCAACGTGTTCGAGGTTGCACCCGGTGAAGCACGCAATCTGCAAGCGGACTTCTATA
This sequence is a window from Treponema brennaborense DSM 12168. Protein-coding genes within it:
- a CDS encoding ABC transporter substrate-binding protein, with amino-acid sequence MKKSIALLAVCIAVFGTLYATGSKESSAVGAATGEVSGDIIVLHHRTDMEDKFEEYKAQFAAVYPNVHVEFEAVHDYAGTVRTRMSTKSYGDVLMVVTAPPFNSDLGKFYEPMGSFADLNQKYDFLESAQQYYFDGIVYGVPINANAGGLLYNKQVFKKAGITEFPTTSDEFYACLAKIKKNTAAIPFFMNYPSKWTLTQWEGGRLAYAGDPDWGNKMIHMDAPFSKGMPHYELYKVMYEVVKRGLCEQDLLTSDWEKSKQDFVDGKIGVMNLGSWAISQFRDIAAKSGYDPDAVVGYMPYPVSHDGVVYAEPSLDYAIGVNKYSENKAAAKAWALWFANRSSYAKDNVAIPALKGSEFPAVLDSFKEVGVVFKTQLPAHEGEEGLLDKLDSESEIGLWQDPQKVRIVDAAMGTTKETFDDIMNDWNARWAKARKTLNVTP